One region of Bacterioplanoides sp. SCSIO 12839 genomic DNA includes:
- a CDS encoding YqfO family protein → MYKLAFFVPESHLDVVKAAVFSIGAGKIGDYQECCWQVLGQGQFRPMASADPFIGNAGILEQVDEFRVELVCQDALIKEAVAALKQAHPYEEPAYDVWKLAEL, encoded by the coding sequence ATGTATAAGTTGGCTTTTTTTGTGCCGGAGTCTCATCTTGATGTGGTGAAGGCCGCGGTTTTTTCGATAGGAGCCGGGAAGATTGGTGATTATCAGGAGTGTTGCTGGCAGGTTTTAGGGCAGGGGCAATTCCGCCCAATGGCGAGCGCCGATCCTTTTATTGGTAACGCCGGCATACTGGAACAGGTAGACGAGTTTCGGGTCGAGTTGGTGTGTCAGGATGCCTTGATCAAAGAGGCCGTTGCTGCACTCAAACAGGCTCATCCGTATGAAGAACCTGCTTATGATGTTTGGAAGCTGGCTGAATTATGA
- the purT gene encoding formate-dependent phosphoribosylglycinamide formyltransferase encodes MTTIGTPFSSTATRVLLCGAGELGKEVAIELQRLGCEVIAVDRYANAPAMQVADRSHVISMLDGEALRRVIEQEQPQLVVPEIEAIATDTLAQLESEGVNIVPTARATQLTMNREGIRRLVAETLNIPTSSYEFAATEAEFLAAAERIGFPCLVKPIMSSSGKGQSFVREAGQLKAAWDYAQEGGRAGKGKVIVEGFVDFDFEITLLTIRHHNEQGETITSFCEPIGHRQQDGDYQESWQPQAMSQVALEKAQQIAEQVTSELGGLGLFGVELFIKGEDVIFSEVSPRPHDTGLVTLISQDLSEFALHARAILGLPIPNIRQHGPSASAVLLVAGESQQMQYAGLGKALAVADTQLRLFGKPEVQGKRRLGVALAKDQTVEAAKEKALSVVAEIQVTL; translated from the coding sequence ATGACCACTATCGGAACCCCTTTTTCGTCAACTGCCACCCGAGTGCTGCTATGCGGTGCCGGAGAATTGGGCAAGGAAGTCGCTATTGAGTTGCAACGCCTGGGTTGTGAAGTTATTGCGGTGGATCGTTACGCCAACGCACCGGCGATGCAGGTCGCGGATCGCAGCCATGTGATCAGTATGCTGGATGGTGAAGCACTGCGTCGTGTGATTGAACAGGAGCAGCCGCAACTGGTGGTGCCTGAAATTGAAGCTATTGCCACTGATACGCTGGCGCAGCTGGAGTCTGAGGGTGTGAATATTGTGCCAACGGCACGGGCCACTCAGCTAACGATGAATCGTGAAGGCATTCGTCGTCTGGTTGCAGAGACACTCAATATCCCTACGTCTTCTTATGAATTTGCAGCCACCGAAGCGGAGTTTCTGGCAGCGGCAGAGCGCATTGGTTTTCCGTGTCTGGTGAAGCCGATTATGAGCTCTTCTGGTAAGGGCCAGAGTTTTGTGCGCGAAGCCGGGCAATTAAAAGCCGCCTGGGATTATGCTCAGGAAGGTGGCCGTGCTGGAAAAGGCAAAGTGATTGTTGAAGGTTTTGTCGACTTTGATTTTGAAATCACTCTGCTGACCATTCGCCACCACAACGAACAGGGTGAGACCATTACCAGCTTCTGTGAACCCATTGGTCATCGCCAGCAAGACGGCGATTATCAGGAGTCCTGGCAGCCACAGGCCATGTCACAAGTTGCGCTGGAAAAGGCTCAGCAAATAGCTGAGCAGGTAACCAGTGAACTCGGTGGTTTGGGGCTGTTTGGTGTAGAACTGTTTATTAAAGGCGAAGACGTGATTTTCTCAGAAGTTTCGCCACGCCCTCATGATACCGGGCTGGTGACGCTGATTTCGCAGGACCTGTCGGAATTTGCATTACACGCTCGCGCTATTTTGGGATTGCCGATTCCGAATATTCGCCAACATGGCCCATCCGCGTCGGCCGTGTTATTGGTTGCCGGTGAATCACAGCAAATGCAATACGCTGGTTTGGGTAAAGCGCTGGCGGTGGCAGATACTCAGCTGCGTTTATTTGGTAAGCCAGAGGTTCAGGGTAAACGCCGCCTCGGGGTAGCCTTAGCAAAAGACCAGACGGTCGAAGCGGCTAAGGAGAAGGCTTTGTCGGTGGTAGCTGAAATACAGGTGACTCTGTAA
- a CDS encoding DUF3135 domain-containing protein, with protein sequence MGLPSFDDMLKLAQNNPEQLEQLRQQLVSNLISSAPQAYQRRLRGLQFQIDAERQIASNPMSSCIRISKMMHDCLFELKQVIEPETQKQPPSRSSAKQAASEIQSAAQILPFAVRA encoded by the coding sequence ATGGGACTTCCTTCTTTTGATGACATGCTGAAACTGGCACAAAACAATCCAGAGCAACTGGAACAGCTGCGCCAGCAACTGGTCAGCAACCTGATCAGTAGCGCCCCGCAAGCTTACCAACGTCGACTGCGTGGGCTGCAATTTCAGATTGATGCCGAACGCCAGATTGCTTCAAATCCGATGTCTTCCTGTATTCGTATTTCTAAAATGATGCACGATTGCTTGTTTGAGCTGAAACAAGTGATTGAACCAGAAACACAAAAGCAGCCACCTTCACGCTCCTCTGCAAAACAGGCAGCTTCCGAAATTCAATCAGCCGCACAAATCCTGCCCTTTGCTGTCCGGGCCTGA
- a CDS encoding diguanylate cyclase domain-containing protein gives MLTIRKIALILSGIYLLLLFAGFVISRAVWFYPQELDKIQHIQQREINSITGLVSLHLLQQLSVTIDYAQWNDVYAFVASDGKLDQAPNIVAANYTSLGLSASAILNNDGDILLSQQLQNGDFLSEESSPISHWVQQQSKDQTIQQLAQTAGIYRVDEKLYIISIAEISNSAADITSNGYFLFAKPLSKSFWHQIQDITGVTFATYSNPASDCTPADVAITELQQSVKRCLTNPLGKAPVQLEVRVPNSLMPQLIPNELYLTYILVAVIPLILYLAFLGLVTEPLRYVTYHLRRSNIKPLPELNPLPFIQVKELKELRSTFNDLQSRVQKQRSELTELSLTDELSGICNRRAFEDKLQQAWRRSQRHQQNIALILIDIDHFKQFNDIYGHQLGDQVIRQVGKALESCTQRQDEYAFRYGGEEFVLLCYLRNQDDLSALNALIQNKIRALDIPHKGSTTSDRLTVSFGIAWLKETGSWLQNLNTDDWFRAADAALYSAKDAGRNCCRCTLIDQHTEITESPVFQLPPTKPSP, from the coding sequence ATGCTGACTATTCGCAAAATCGCACTGATATTATCGGGCATCTACCTGCTGCTATTGTTCGCTGGGTTTGTGATTTCGCGTGCCGTGTGGTTCTACCCACAAGAACTGGACAAGATACAGCATATTCAGCAACGGGAAATAAACAGCATTACCGGCCTGGTCTCTCTACACCTGCTACAACAGCTGAGTGTGACCATCGATTATGCCCAATGGAATGATGTCTATGCCTTTGTTGCTTCCGACGGCAAACTGGATCAGGCACCTAATATTGTGGCCGCCAACTACACCAGCCTGGGCCTTTCAGCCAGCGCCATTTTGAACAACGATGGCGATATTTTACTCAGCCAACAATTACAGAATGGCGATTTCCTTAGTGAAGAATCATCCCCTATCAGCCACTGGGTACAACAACAATCGAAAGACCAAACCATCCAGCAGCTGGCACAAACAGCCGGTATTTATCGGGTTGATGAAAAACTGTATATCATCTCTATTGCGGAGATCAGTAACTCAGCCGCGGACATCACCAGCAATGGATATTTTCTGTTTGCCAAACCATTATCAAAATCATTCTGGCATCAAATACAAGACATTACCGGAGTCACTTTTGCCACTTACAGCAACCCAGCAAGTGACTGCACACCCGCCGACGTAGCTATTACAGAATTGCAGCAATCAGTAAAACGTTGCCTGACCAACCCACTGGGCAAAGCACCGGTTCAATTAGAAGTTCGTGTTCCCAACAGCCTGATGCCCCAGTTGATTCCCAATGAACTTTACCTCACTTATATTCTGGTCGCGGTTATTCCGCTGATCCTGTATCTCGCTTTTCTGGGCCTGGTGACCGAGCCACTGCGCTACGTTACTTATCATTTACGCCGCTCTAATATCAAACCCTTACCAGAACTGAATCCATTGCCATTTATTCAGGTTAAAGAACTCAAAGAATTACGCTCCACCTTTAACGACCTTCAGTCACGGGTGCAAAAACAACGCTCTGAACTGACCGAATTATCACTGACCGATGAACTGAGCGGCATTTGTAACCGGCGGGCATTTGAAGACAAGCTGCAACAAGCCTGGCGCCGCAGCCAGCGACACCAACAAAACATCGCGCTAATCCTGATCGACATTGATCACTTCAAGCAATTTAATGACATTTATGGCCATCAATTAGGTGACCAGGTTATCCGGCAGGTCGGTAAGGCATTAGAGTCGTGCACTCAACGTCAGGATGAATACGCCTTCCGCTACGGCGGCGAGGAGTTTGTTTTATTGTGCTATCTGCGCAATCAGGACGATCTCAGCGCTCTGAACGCATTGATACAAAACAAGATTCGTGCATTGGATATTCCACATAAAGGTTCAACCACCAGCGACCGACTGACCGTCAGTTTTGGCATTGCCTGGCTGAAAGAAACTGGCAGCTGGCTGCAAAATCTCAACACCGATGACTGGTTTCGCGCGGCAGATGCCGCTCTTTATTCGGCCAAGGATGCAGGGCGGAATTGCTGCCGCTGCACCCTGATTGATCAACATACCGAAATTACAGAGTCACCTGTATTTCAGCTACCACCGACAAAGCCTTCTCCTTAG
- a CDS encoding CoA pyrophosphatase, producing MNNSDLYQQLAGRLASRSPREIQQPDLAEAGVLVAITDEDEPRLLLTRRASHLSTHQGEVAFPGGKRDPEDESIIATALREAEEEVALRPGDVRVIGVMDQVVSRFGYLVTPVLALIPPGLEFDANEAELDAVFCTPISLFQQPPSSYFEHQQVKIPSFDYQEFHIWGLTAMMITEMMNHLWDADIEYRI from the coding sequence ATGAATAACTCCGACTTATATCAGCAATTGGCCGGGCGCCTCGCCAGTCGAAGCCCGCGCGAAATTCAGCAACCGGATCTGGCCGAAGCCGGGGTCTTGGTGGCCATTACCGATGAAGATGAGCCACGTTTATTGCTCACGCGCCGGGCCAGTCATTTATCCACTCATCAGGGAGAAGTGGCGTTTCCGGGAGGCAAACGTGACCCGGAAGATGAAAGCATCATTGCCACGGCCTTGCGGGAAGCCGAAGAAGAGGTTGCCCTCAGGCCTGGCGACGTTCGTGTCATTGGTGTTATGGATCAGGTCGTGTCGCGCTTTGGTTATCTGGTCACACCTGTGTTGGCACTGATACCACCCGGGCTTGAATTTGACGCGAATGAAGCTGAACTCGATGCGGTATTCTGCACGCCAATCAGCCTGTTTCAGCAACCTCCTTCCAGTTATTTTGAGCACCAGCAAGTGAAAATTCCCAGCTTTGATTACCAGGAGTTTCACATCTGGGGGCTGACGGCAATGATGATCACCGAGATGATGAACCATCTCTGGGATGCCGATATTGAGTATCGGATATAA
- a CDS encoding NUDIX hydrolase, translating into MKYCSQCSALLTRIIPEGDNRLRDVCPECSTIFYQNPKIVAGTLPVYKTNEGNQVLLCKRAIEPRKGYWTLPAGFMENGESTEQAALRETREEANADVLLEQPISMLSIPHIDQVHLFYLAIMNQPEFSSGEESLDVQLFSEDNIPWDNIAFSTVAKTLRYYFKHQRDEHQLKQCLSGTIELSESLRKLEEQEKLKLSSES; encoded by the coding sequence ATGAAATATTGCAGTCAATGCTCAGCCTTGCTGACTCGCATCATCCCTGAGGGCGACAATCGTTTGCGTGATGTCTGCCCGGAATGCAGCACCATCTTTTATCAAAACCCAAAAATTGTGGCAGGCACCCTACCGGTTTATAAGACCAACGAAGGCAACCAGGTTTTATTGTGTAAGCGGGCAATTGAGCCAAGAAAGGGCTACTGGACCCTGCCCGCAGGTTTTATGGAAAATGGTGAAAGCACAGAGCAGGCTGCGTTACGGGAAACCCGTGAAGAGGCAAATGCGGATGTGTTATTGGAACAACCAATCTCTATGCTCAGCATCCCGCATATTGATCAGGTACATCTGTTTTATCTGGCAATAATGAACCAACCCGAGTTCTCTTCAGGCGAAGAAAGCCTGGATGTTCAGCTGTTTTCCGAAGACAATATCCCCTGGGATAACATCGCGTTTTCAACCGTTGCAAAAACCCTGCGTTATTATTTCAAACATCAACGCGATGAACATCAGTTGAAGCAATGTTTAAGTGGCACCATTGAGTTATCAGAGTCACTCAGGAAGCTCGAAGAACAAGAAAAGCTGAAACTGTCATCCGAGTCATAA
- a CDS encoding methyl-accepting chemotaxis protein: MTDKIFSIQKKVYFTLGIIFLLVMVTVISIAVSSEEKMAHDMVQAQLRDKASGYLDTMNILMISGAMHNREAVREKLTSDKSITEARMMRSPQIDALYGKGAAHEYPQDELDRRAMSGESAFVEHFGNEGHTMTFVRPVIAQQNYRGTNCLACHQAQEGDILGAIRITYNLDELDANIQTNMMKMGAVQIAMFMIALFVLSFLLRKFMLRPIRHIHRSLSAMEQDSDLTHQVIVDSSDELGQTAKALNAMTQRFSDSLQQVVQSVEQLEGAAQHIDTTSRHSKNAADQQNIETEQIQQSISTLQTSITQVMNNAEQSSAASVEAKNVASDGVNKTDQASLTIENMHQAMQQTAEVVTSLDEKTASVGGVLEVIKGIAEQTNLLALNAAIEAARAGESGRGFAVVADEVRTLSQRTHESAQEIETMIEQLQQEADKAVSSMQTAQTTATEGLDQVREAASALHRMTQHVDQMTTLNAETLSQMQEQVSIGDDVTRSINTIGEHSRNTVNSAEETTQVSSNLVSLANNLTRLVKQFKL, translated from the coding sequence ATGACCGACAAAATCTTCTCAATACAGAAAAAAGTGTACTTTACACTTGGGATTATATTTCTTTTGGTAATGGTTACGGTGATCAGTATTGCCGTTTCATCCGAAGAAAAAATGGCCCATGACATGGTGCAGGCCCAGCTGAGAGATAAAGCATCGGGATATCTGGATACCATGAATATCCTGATGATTTCCGGTGCAATGCACAATCGGGAAGCTGTTCGGGAGAAGTTAACCTCTGATAAAAGCATCACCGAAGCGCGAATGATGCGCTCTCCTCAGATTGATGCCCTGTACGGCAAAGGGGCCGCACACGAATACCCCCAGGATGAACTGGACCGGCGCGCCATGAGTGGCGAAAGTGCTTTTGTTGAACACTTTGGTAACGAAGGCCACACCATGACCTTTGTGCGCCCGGTGATTGCCCAACAAAACTACCGGGGAACCAACTGCCTGGCCTGCCATCAGGCACAGGAAGGCGATATCCTCGGCGCCATCCGCATCACCTACAACCTGGATGAATTAGACGCCAACATTCAGACAAACATGATGAAGATGGGTGCGGTTCAAATTGCCATGTTCATGATTGCGTTGTTTGTGCTGTCCTTCTTACTGCGCAAATTTATGTTGCGCCCTATTCGTCATATCCACCGTAGCTTAAGTGCGATGGAGCAGGATTCGGATCTAACTCACCAGGTCATCGTCGATAGCTCAGACGAGTTGGGGCAAACGGCCAAAGCCCTGAACGCCATGACCCAACGCTTTTCAGATTCACTGCAACAAGTGGTTCAAAGTGTCGAACAACTGGAAGGCGCGGCTCAACATATCGATACCACTTCACGCCATTCCAAAAATGCGGCCGATCAACAAAATATTGAAACCGAACAAATCCAGCAATCGATCTCAACCTTGCAGACCAGCATTACTCAGGTGATGAACAATGCAGAACAAAGCAGCGCAGCCTCGGTTGAAGCCAAAAATGTTGCCAGTGATGGGGTCAATAAAACCGACCAGGCTTCACTGACCATTGAGAACATGCACCAGGCGATGCAACAAACCGCGGAAGTTGTGACCTCTCTGGATGAAAAAACGGCCAGCGTGGGTGGTGTCCTTGAGGTGATTAAAGGCATTGCCGAACAAACCAACCTGTTGGCCCTTAACGCGGCAATCGAAGCCGCTCGCGCCGGAGAAAGTGGCCGCGGATTTGCCGTGGTTGCTGATGAAGTCAGAACACTGTCACAACGCACACATGAGTCTGCCCAGGAAATTGAGACCATGATTGAGCAGTTGCAACAAGAAGCCGATAAAGCTGTCAGTTCGATGCAAACCGCACAAACCACCGCAACCGAAGGCTTGGATCAGGTGCGCGAAGCCGCATCAGCACTGCACCGCATGACACAACACGTCGACCAAATGACCACCCTGAATGCGGAAACACTCAGTCAGATGCAGGAACAAGTCAGCATTGGTGATGATGTGACCCGCAGTATCAATACCATTGGCGAGCACTCCCGCAACACCGTCAACAGCGCTGAAGAAACCACTCAGGTTTCCTCGAACCTGGTTTCTCTGGCCAACAACCTGACCCGGTTAGTGAAGCAGTTTAAGCTGTAA
- a CDS encoding DUF1289 domain-containing protein: MTTDESMNRKAMPTNSKAEPSADVPSPCVYICALDDQDVCIGCYRSAAEITGWSRYSNEEKQAVLKKVGERERASGNFIAS; the protein is encoded by the coding sequence GTGACCACAGACGAGTCCATGAACCGCAAAGCCATGCCCACGAACAGCAAAGCTGAGCCAAGCGCAGATGTGCCAAGCCCGTGCGTCTATATCTGTGCATTGGATGATCAGGATGTGTGCATTGGTTGCTATCGCAGTGCCGCAGAAATTACCGGCTGGAGTCGTTACAGTAACGAAGAGAAGCAGGCGGTGTTAAAAAAAGTCGGTGAGCGGGAGCGTGCTTCAGGCAATTTTATTGCTTCCTGA
- a CDS encoding YkgJ family cysteine cluster protein, producing MGCGACCIAPSISTPIPGMPQGKPAGQRCIQLDDNNLCRIFGQPERPAVCLNFKADAEICGEQNQVALDNLISLETLTS from the coding sequence TTGGGATGTGGGGCTTGCTGTATCGCACCATCGATATCAACGCCGATTCCGGGTATGCCACAGGGAAAACCTGCCGGGCAGCGATGTATACAGCTGGACGATAATAATCTGTGCCGGATTTTTGGCCAGCCTGAGCGGCCGGCCGTTTGCCTGAATTTTAAAGCAGATGCGGAGATTTGCGGAGAGCAAAACCAGGTGGCTCTGGACAATCTGATTTCGCTTGAAACGCTGACTTCCTGA
- a CDS encoding outer membrane beta-barrel protein, protein MTRLSTLRAASALLISLLPSAFVQAEPTNFRVGAGLFSAHIDPAEDYMPKNDNYGLSVFAEMPQSDYLASRFMLYRTQTKDTQLSGFETQMMIGYGLSKPGFRIYTGPGWHREKIEVERNNDTAHRIFNGWGWHLGLGYQYQAVTLDLSASLRDNADYYSENKRIGSDKEPNAYVSNLLISYRF, encoded by the coding sequence ATGACCAGGCTTTCCACTTTACGGGCTGCTTCAGCACTGCTGATCAGCCTGCTTCCGTCAGCGTTTGTGCAGGCAGAACCCACCAATTTTCGTGTTGGTGCCGGGCTGTTTTCGGCACATATCGACCCGGCAGAAGACTACATGCCCAAAAATGATAATTACGGCTTGTCTGTATTTGCTGAAATGCCACAGTCGGATTATCTCGCGTCGCGCTTTATGCTGTATCGCACCCAAACCAAAGACACACAGTTATCGGGCTTTGAAACCCAGATGATGATTGGTTACGGCTTATCCAAACCCGGTTTTCGTATCTATACCGGACCTGGCTGGCACCGCGAAAAGATTGAAGTAGAGCGCAACAATGACACCGCCCATCGAATTTTTAATGGTTGGGGCTGGCATCTTGGCCTTGGCTATCAGTACCAGGCTGTAACGCTGGATTTATCCGCTTCCCTGCGCGATAACGCCGACTATTACAGTGAGAACAAACGTATTGGTTCGGATAAAGAGCCCAATGCCTATGTCAGTAATTTATTAATCAGCTACCGCTTCTGA
- a CDS encoding gamma carbonic anhydrase family protein: MFYQLGDLIPERGEQVFVADNASVIGNVRLLEQSNVWFNAVLRGDNEPITVGAQTNIQDGSVLHSDPGYALTLGTGVTVGHKVMLHGCTVGDYSLIGINAVVLNGAKIGKHCIIGANALVPEGMEIPDGSLVVGSPAKIKRQLSDGQKKMLEASAAHYVHNAQRFSQQLKPLEM, encoded by the coding sequence ATGTTTTATCAGTTAGGCGATTTAATCCCCGAGAGGGGCGAGCAGGTATTTGTGGCTGATAATGCCAGTGTGATTGGTAATGTTCGTTTGCTGGAGCAATCCAATGTCTGGTTTAACGCCGTGTTACGTGGTGATAACGAACCTATCACGGTGGGAGCACAAACTAATATTCAGGATGGCTCGGTATTACACAGTGATCCGGGTTATGCCTTAACACTGGGTACTGGTGTAACCGTAGGGCATAAAGTGATGCTGCACGGTTGTACCGTCGGGGATTATTCTCTGATTGGTATCAATGCCGTGGTGCTCAATGGCGCCAAAATAGGCAAACATTGCATTATTGGTGCAAATGCACTGGTGCCGGAAGGTATGGAAATCCCGGATGGCTCTCTGGTGGTAGGTTCTCCGGCTAAAATCAAGCGTCAGCTCAGCGACGGACAGAAAAAAATGCTGGAAGCCAGTGCTGCGCATTATGTGCATAATGCTCAGCGTTTTTCGCAACAATTAAAGCCGCTGGAGATGTAA